In a genomic window of Acidimicrobiia bacterium:
- a CDS encoding MBOAT family protein, which yields MIFPTIQFAIFFAVVLTANWLLMPHPRQWKLFMLSASYFFYGYWDWRFLGLLAFTTVVDHTVGGSIHRTTDPRRRRLLLILGVVVSLGVVAYFKYYDFFASSLINLARPLGIDLPLPILNMVLPVGISFFTFQSLSYTIDIYRRKLEPVPLLDFAVFVSFFPHLVAGPIVRGSEFLPQLKERHDPRRVQGAAGFALIAAGLFKKVVVANTLATGLVDPVFASPQNFSALEVLTGIYAYAVQIFADFSG from the coding sequence GTGATCTTTCCCACTATTCAATTCGCCATCTTCTTCGCGGTCGTCTTGACCGCCAACTGGCTGTTGATGCCTCATCCCCGCCAGTGGAAGCTCTTCATGCTGTCTGCCAGCTATTTCTTCTATGGATACTGGGATTGGCGGTTTCTGGGCCTTCTGGCGTTCACAACGGTGGTCGATCACACCGTCGGCGGTTCGATTCACCGGACTACGGACCCCCGCCGACGCCGCCTCCTGCTGATACTCGGCGTTGTCGTGAGCTTGGGGGTGGTCGCCTATTTCAAGTACTACGACTTCTTCGCCAGCTCGTTGATCAACCTGGCCCGTCCGCTCGGAATCGACCTTCCTTTGCCGATCTTGAACATGGTCCTTCCGGTTGGGATCTCGTTCTTCACGTTTCAGTCTCTTAGCTACACGATCGATATCTACCGTCGGAAGCTCGAGCCGGTTCCTCTGCTCGATTTCGCCGTGTTCGTGTCGTTCTTTCCGCACCTGGTCGCCGGCCCTATTGTGCGCGGCTCTGAATTTCTGCCCCAACTGAAGGAGCGACACGATCCCCGCCGGGTGCAAGGGGCCGCCGGGTTCGCCTTGATCGCAGCTGGCCTCTTCAAAAAGGTCGTCGTCGCCAACACTCTGGCGACGGGCCTGGTCGACCCTGTGTTCGCCTCGCCTCAGAACTTCAGCGCTTTGGAGGTGCTGACCGGAATCTATGCCTATGCAGTTCAAATCTTCGCCGACTTTTCGGGTT